A genomic window from Cryobacterium sp. SO2 includes:
- a CDS encoding heavy metal translocating P-type ATPase — protein MTCTSCAARIEKKLNRMAGVEATVNYATEKASVFIPDGTSVEDAIATIEATGYTAVLPRPVSPSPDGAAIPTEAEKEVESLRQRLVLSAVLAAPVVALSMIAPFQFSNWQWLALALAGPVAIWGAWPFHRAAWVNLRHGAATMDTLISMGVLAALGWSLYALFFGTAGMTGMTMSFSLTTEPGGGAHEIYLEVASAVTVFILAGRYFEARAKKQSGAALRALLELGAKEATLLRDGVETAVPTSSLIVGDRFVVRPGEKIATDGTVVEGNSAVDASMLTGESVPVEVSPGDAVVGATMNSGGRLVIQATRIGADTQLAQLGRLVEQAQTGKAEVQRLADRVSAIFVPIVIALALGTLVVWLLVGAGPVVAFTAAVATLIIACPCALGLATPTALLVGTGRGAQLGILIKGPQILESTRRVDTIVLDKTGTVTTGQMTLVAVHSTDNTTDEELLVLAGAAESGSEHPIAKSIVTGARARVQTLPTPEAFSSTDGLGVQAVVDGRVVLVGRPSWLSENWSIELPNELRLALSSCESHGQTAVAVAWDGQAQGVLAVSDVVKDSSAAAIEEFRRLGLQPVLLTGDNETVARVVGAELGIADVRAGVLPAEKAEVIRELQRAGRVVAMVGDGVNDAVALATADLGIAMGTGTDVAIEASDLTLIRSDLVAAADAIRLSRRTLATIKANLFWAFAYNVAAIPLAMLGLLNPLIAGAAMALSSVFVVSNSLRLRGFRGLDVRVTQTTSLTRKAHPVEIS, from the coding sequence ATGACCTGCACGTCGTGTGCAGCGCGGATCGAGAAGAAACTGAATCGAATGGCAGGTGTCGAGGCCACGGTCAATTACGCGACGGAGAAGGCGAGCGTGTTCATTCCAGACGGTACGTCCGTTGAGGATGCCATCGCCACCATTGAGGCAACCGGGTACACGGCGGTCCTCCCCCGCCCCGTAAGCCCCTCGCCTGACGGGGCAGCCATACCCACCGAAGCCGAAAAAGAGGTTGAAAGTCTTCGCCAGCGATTGGTGCTCTCCGCGGTGCTGGCCGCACCGGTCGTGGCGCTGTCCATGATCGCTCCCTTCCAGTTCTCCAACTGGCAGTGGCTTGCCCTTGCGCTGGCCGGTCCCGTAGCGATCTGGGGTGCCTGGCCATTCCACCGCGCTGCCTGGGTCAACTTGCGGCACGGCGCGGCGACCATGGACACCCTGATCAGCATGGGAGTGCTCGCGGCACTCGGATGGTCGTTATACGCCCTATTCTTCGGAACGGCGGGAATGACCGGAATGACCATGAGCTTCAGCCTCACCACAGAACCCGGCGGCGGTGCGCACGAAATCTACCTTGAAGTCGCGTCGGCTGTCACGGTCTTCATCCTCGCCGGTCGATACTTTGAAGCACGCGCAAAAAAGCAATCAGGCGCCGCGCTGCGTGCCTTGCTCGAGCTCGGTGCCAAGGAAGCAACACTGCTGCGTGACGGCGTCGAGACCGCCGTGCCCACGTCTTCGCTGATCGTTGGTGACCGTTTCGTGGTGCGTCCCGGCGAAAAAATCGCCACAGACGGCACCGTCGTCGAAGGAAACTCGGCGGTCGATGCGAGCATGCTCACCGGTGAGTCCGTGCCCGTCGAGGTCAGCCCGGGCGATGCCGTGGTCGGCGCCACCATGAACTCCGGTGGCCGCCTCGTCATCCAGGCAACACGGATCGGCGCCGACACTCAGCTGGCCCAGCTAGGTCGCCTGGTCGAACAAGCTCAGACGGGCAAAGCGGAGGTGCAGCGCCTCGCCGATCGAGTCTCCGCCATTTTCGTGCCCATCGTGATAGCCCTCGCCCTCGGCACCCTCGTTGTCTGGCTCCTGGTCGGGGCCGGCCCCGTGGTCGCATTCACGGCAGCAGTGGCGACGCTCATCATCGCCTGCCCCTGCGCACTCGGATTGGCCACTCCGACAGCTCTACTCGTCGGAACTGGTCGGGGCGCCCAACTGGGCATCCTCATCAAGGGACCGCAGATTCTCGAGTCGACCCGACGAGTTGACACCATCGTTCTCGACAAGACCGGCACCGTCACCACCGGGCAGATGACCCTCGTTGCTGTCCACTCGACGGACAACACCACTGACGAGGAGCTCCTCGTTCTCGCCGGCGCTGCTGAGTCGGGATCAGAACACCCGATCGCCAAATCGATCGTGACCGGAGCGCGAGCGCGTGTGCAGACGCTCCCGACGCCGGAGGCCTTTTCGTCCACGGATGGCCTCGGCGTGCAGGCCGTCGTCGACGGACGCGTCGTGCTGGTCGGACGCCCTAGCTGGCTCAGTGAAAACTGGTCTATCGAGCTGCCCAACGAGCTCAGACTCGCCTTGTCCTCCTGCGAGTCGCACGGTCAGACAGCCGTCGCCGTCGCCTGGGACGGGCAGGCGCAAGGCGTCCTGGCTGTATCTGACGTGGTCAAGGACTCCAGTGCCGCCGCGATCGAGGAATTCCGTCGCCTGGGTTTGCAACCCGTGCTGCTCACTGGTGACAACGAAACCGTGGCGCGCGTCGTGGGTGCTGAGTTGGGCATCGCTGACGTTCGTGCCGGTGTGCTCCCGGCCGAGAAGGCCGAAGTGATCAGAGAACTCCAGCGAGCCGGCCGGGTGGTGGCCATGGTCGGTGACGGAGTGAACGATGCTGTGGCGCTGGCAACCGCGGACTTGGGAATCGCGATGGGCACCGGCACCGACGTCGCCATCGAGGCCAGCGATCTGACCTTGATCCGCAGCGACCTTGTCGCTGCCGCCGACGCCATCCGGCTTTCTCGGCGCACCCTGGCCACCATCAAGGCCAACCTCTTCTGGGCTTTCGCATACAACGTGGCCGCGATCCCGCTTGCCATGCTGGGCCTGCTCAACCCGCTCATCGCGGGCGCCGCTATGGCGTTGTCATCGGTCTTCGTCGTCAGCAACAGCCTGCGGCTGCGCGGCTTTCGTGGCCTCGACGTGCGGGTGACGCAGACGACCTCCCTGACTCGGAAGGCCCACCCGGTCGAGATCAGCTGA
- a CDS encoding DUF305 domain-containing protein yields the protein MPKPRTYLLTAAAIATALALSACAGGTTEAGSSAAPTSPDSSASSVDFVDADVEFAQMMIPHHEQAVEMSDDLLAKDGIDQRIVDLATEIKDAQEPEIKQLESWLTAWGMDDTSSSEMDMSDMDHGTDGMMSDDDMNALKSAPSEDAGKVFLEQMTIHHQGAIAMAQTEIDEGQYPDAVDMATNIVNSQTAEIDVMNDILATL from the coding sequence ATGCCCAAGCCACGTACCTACCTCCTCACTGCCGCGGCCATCGCGACAGCACTCGCTCTCAGCGCCTGCGCTGGTGGAACCACCGAAGCCGGCTCATCCGCCGCCCCCACATCTCCCGATTCCTCTGCGTCATCCGTCGATTTCGTCGATGCGGACGTCGAGTTCGCCCAGATGATGATCCCTCATCACGAACAGGCCGTCGAGATGAGCGATGACCTTCTCGCCAAGGACGGCATCGACCAGCGCATCGTGGACCTGGCCACCGAGATCAAAGACGCACAAGAGCCCGAAATCAAGCAGCTTGAATCCTGGCTCACAGCGTGGGGCATGGATGACACCAGCTCCAGCGAAATGGACATGTCTGACATGGATCACGGCACGGACGGCATGATGTCCGATGACGACATGAACGCCCTCAAGTCCGCGCCCTCAGAAGACGCTGGGAAGGTCTTCCTCGAACAGATGACCATTCACCACCAGGGCGCCATCGCGATGGCTCAGACCGAAATCGACGAGGGCCAATACCCGGACGCTGTCGACATGGCCACGAACATCGTGAACAGCCAAACCGCCGAGATTGATGTCATGAACGACATCCTCGCCACACTGTAG
- a CDS encoding M23 family metallopeptidase, whose amino-acid sequence MTASPDLSRKQLRLAEKHPRSRRGRQPRPATCRPARGMKVTLRKQLSSVVALAFAALLAVSVSVPALAVNPYAQTLAARAERSDAAVQNLTTSGNGTITVAQDSFSSQAIQETLRTDDSLPGVYSQTANTYTNDLGSAIQWPFLVGVPISTNFGPRIPPCDGCSSFHKGLDMNPGVNTPIQAVADGVVREVSRTDKSGLGVYAIIDHMIDGQLVSSLYAHMTEGTLALAVGDPVLVGQLVGNVGSTGQSTGPHLHFEILLDGDTPTDPYAWLTNRVGAS is encoded by the coding sequence ATGACCGCATCACCCGATCTCTCCCGCAAACAATTGCGCCTAGCTGAAAAGCACCCACGCAGTCGCCGAGGCCGCCAACCACGCCCAGCAACTTGCCGACCGGCCCGCGGCATGAAAGTCACGCTGCGGAAGCAGCTGTCTTCCGTGGTCGCTCTGGCGTTCGCTGCACTGCTCGCCGTCAGCGTGTCGGTCCCGGCCCTCGCTGTGAACCCCTACGCGCAGACCCTCGCAGCGCGCGCTGAGCGATCGGATGCGGCAGTACAGAACTTAACGACGTCGGGGAACGGCACCATCACCGTCGCGCAGGACTCTTTCTCGTCCCAGGCCATCCAGGAGACGCTGCGAACTGATGACTCACTCCCGGGCGTTTACTCCCAGACCGCTAACACCTATACGAATGATCTCGGCTCTGCGATCCAATGGCCTTTCCTCGTTGGCGTGCCGATCTCAACTAACTTCGGCCCGCGGATTCCGCCGTGTGACGGGTGCTCCAGCTTCCACAAAGGCTTGGATATGAATCCGGGCGTGAATACCCCGATTCAGGCTGTTGCGGATGGCGTCGTGAGAGAAGTCTCCCGAACCGACAAAAGCGGACTGGGTGTGTACGCGATCATCGACCACATGATCGACGGGCAACTCGTCAGCAGTTTGTACGCCCACATGACAGAAGGCACTCTGGCCCTTGCCGTCGGTGACCCCGTCCTCGTCGGCCAACTGGTGGGAAATGTCGGCAGTACCGGTCAAAGTACAGGCCCCCACCTTCACTTCGAGATCCTCCTTGACGGCGACACCCCTACGGACCCGTACGCCTGGTTGACAAACAGGGTAGGCGCATCATGA
- a CDS encoding M23 family metallopeptidase produces MTNPQREKRRMPRRNLNALSAAALVLSLVSGAGWATQPAAAAEYPSWSDVENARANEATKQDQISTLNTLISGLTSEVTAAQEESTRRGTEFEEAQGAFDEATYRATTLQAQADEAGAQAALSSEQAGRLASGLARSGGPDLSLAILMAGDNTDALLYQLGAMSKLTERSSAVYDQAASDRNSASALTDQAKIAQNELGALAKDAESALTRAIAASAAVEVALAEQQANAGTMQAQLAVLTEGRAATEADFAKGEEARRAAEAVAAAAAAAKVPTGGSGGSSGSGSDSGQLSGQGWALPVSGWISDDFGPRPNKPVAGVGAFHYGTDLAAGCGVPVKAATGGTVVYSGYLGSYGNWVLIDHGNGVQTGYAHNSENLVSNGQQVSAGQTISLVGTTGASSGCHSHFEVRVDGARIDPEPFMSARGINLG; encoded by the coding sequence ATGACCAACCCTCAACGCGAGAAACGTCGCATGCCGCGTCGGAACCTGAATGCCCTTTCGGCCGCCGCTCTCGTCCTTAGCCTGGTGTCCGGTGCGGGCTGGGCCACCCAACCGGCAGCGGCAGCCGAGTACCCGTCCTGGTCCGATGTCGAAAACGCGCGAGCAAACGAAGCAACCAAACAAGACCAGATCAGCACACTCAACACCCTCATTTCCGGTCTGACCTCCGAGGTCACCGCCGCACAAGAAGAGTCCACCCGGCGCGGTACCGAATTTGAAGAGGCTCAGGGAGCCTTCGACGAGGCGACCTACCGCGCCACAACATTGCAGGCCCAAGCTGACGAAGCCGGCGCGCAAGCCGCTCTCTCCAGCGAACAGGCCGGTCGGCTTGCATCAGGGCTCGCCCGCAGCGGAGGCCCCGACCTTTCGTTGGCTATCCTCATGGCGGGAGACAACACCGACGCTTTGTTGTATCAACTTGGCGCCATGAGCAAACTCACGGAACGGTCATCGGCGGTCTATGACCAGGCCGCATCGGACCGGAACTCCGCCAGCGCCCTTACCGACCAGGCAAAGATCGCCCAAAACGAGCTTGGGGCTTTAGCCAAGGACGCCGAATCCGCCCTAACCAGGGCCATCGCTGCCAGCGCCGCAGTGGAGGTCGCACTCGCCGAGCAGCAGGCCAACGCGGGCACCATGCAAGCGCAACTCGCCGTCCTCACCGAGGGACGCGCCGCCACAGAAGCCGACTTCGCCAAGGGAGAGGAAGCCCGACGCGCTGCCGAGGCAGTAGCAGCGGCCGCGGCAGCAGCGAAGGTACCCACGGGCGGTTCGGGAGGGTCGAGCGGGTCCGGCTCAGACTCAGGCCAGCTCAGTGGACAGGGCTGGGCTCTTCCGGTGTCCGGGTGGATCAGCGACGACTTCGGTCCGAGACCCAACAAACCCGTCGCCGGAGTGGGCGCGTTCCACTACGGCACAGACCTCGCCGCCGGGTGCGGCGTCCCGGTCAAGGCCGCAACGGGAGGCACAGTCGTCTACTCCGGGTACCTCGGCAGCTACGGGAATTGGGTTCTCATCGATCACGGCAACGGGGTCCAGACCGGGTACGCCCATAACAGCGAGAACTTGGTCAGCAACGGCCAGCAGGTCTCCGCCGGGCAGACCATTTCGTTGGTCGGCACCACCGGAGCATCCTCCGGCTGCCACTCACACTTTGAAGTGCGAGTTGATGGCGCGCGCATCGATCCGGAGCCGTTCATGAGCGCACGAGGCATCAACCTTGGCTAG
- the lgt gene encoding prolipoprotein diacylglyceryl transferase: protein MNVPASIPSPDVSSIQLGPFQIHFYALFILAGIVVAVALTSRRLTARDGAPDTVLDIALWAVPFGIIGGRLYHVVTHPTDYFFPGADLWKTLYVWEGGLAIFGAILFGSLGAYIACRRAGLRFLSFADALAPGMLLAQAFGRLGNYFNQELFGTPTTLPWGLQIDPTQPAFPSGLPEGTLFHPLFLYEILWNLVGVIIILLAERHIDLRWGKALGLYLIIYGMGRTWFESFRLDPTEFELDGFKINMLIASLVAAAGIILIIVQSRRHPEAETDPRLPNGQGRVGTPTDDVRAPADASDPGVLERGKQG, encoded by the coding sequence ATGAACGTTCCAGCCAGCATCCCCAGCCCCGACGTCAGCTCAATCCAACTGGGACCCTTCCAGATCCATTTCTATGCGCTCTTCATCCTTGCCGGGATCGTCGTCGCGGTGGCCCTCACCTCCCGGCGTCTCACCGCGCGCGACGGGGCTCCCGACACGGTGCTCGACATTGCCCTGTGGGCTGTGCCCTTTGGCATCATCGGCGGCCGGCTGTATCACGTGGTCACCCACCCCACCGACTATTTCTTCCCCGGCGCCGACCTCTGGAAGACGCTCTACGTGTGGGAGGGTGGCCTGGCCATCTTCGGCGCCATCCTTTTCGGCAGCCTCGGCGCCTACATCGCCTGCCGCCGGGCAGGACTGCGCTTCCTGTCATTCGCCGACGCCCTGGCCCCGGGAATGTTGTTGGCCCAGGCATTCGGACGGCTTGGCAACTACTTCAACCAAGAACTCTTCGGCACCCCGACCACCCTCCCGTGGGGCCTGCAGATAGATCCAACCCAACCGGCGTTTCCCTCTGGCCTGCCCGAGGGCACGCTCTTTCACCCTCTGTTCCTCTACGAGATACTCTGGAATCTGGTCGGGGTAATCATCATCCTCCTTGCCGAACGGCATATAGATCTCCGGTGGGGAAAGGCTCTGGGTCTCTACCTGATCATCTACGGGATGGGCCGCACCTGGTTCGAGTCGTTCCGCCTTGACCCAACCGAGTTCGAACTCGACGGGTTCAAGATCAACATGCTCATCGCCTCCCTCGTCGCAGCGGCAGGCATCATCCTGATCATCGTGCAGTCGCGTCGCCACCCTGAGGCTGAGACAGACCCCCGACTGCCGAATGGGCAGGGCAGGGTTGGGACCCCAACCGACGATGTTCGCGCACCGGCTGATGCATCGGACCCCGGAGTGCTCGAGCGAGGTAAGCAGGGATGA
- a CDS encoding recombinase family protein: MTVIGYARVATRKQRVDEREIALTAAGAERVYVDHGESRNKASLPQFSACLDYLRSGDLLLVCQLSQLDRLGRDDRLIALLHEFGERGIGLRSLAEPAIDTTGPSGQALFEIITVFAQLRTDAIQVHRRDGPAPERAHGRDGPRPTAMTNERIAVAIDMRERGATIDTIATTLGVDTVTVQRALLSNPDGQPKLARDEG, translated from the coding sequence ATGACCGTCATCGGATACGCGCGTGTTGCGACGCGCAAGCAGAGAGTTGATGAGCGAGAAATCGCATTGACCGCGGCCGGTGCCGAGCGCGTGTACGTGGACCACGGCGAGTCACGGAATAAGGCGTCGCTGCCGCAGTTTTCGGCCTGCCTGGACTACCTGCGGAGCGGTGACCTCTTGCTGGTGTGCCAGCTGAGCCAGCTGGATCGATTGGGGCGTGACGATCGTTTGATTGCACTCCTTCACGAGTTCGGCGAACGCGGGATCGGCCTGCGCTCATTGGCGGAACCGGCGATCGACACGACCGGCCCCTCAGGCCAGGCCCTGTTCGAGATCATCACCGTTTTCGCTCAGCTGCGTACTGACGCGATCCAGGTGCACCGGCGCGATGGCCCCGCACCGGAACGAGCGCATGGGCGCGACGGCCCCCGCCCCACAGCGATGACAAACGAGCGGATCGCCGTGGCTATCGATATGCGCGAAAGGGGCGCCACGATCGACACGATCGCGACCACCCTCGGCGTCGACACCGTGACCGTGCAACGCGCGCTCCTAAGCAACCCAGACGGACAACCGAAGTTGGCGCGCGACGAGGGCTGA
- a CDS encoding multicopper oxidase domain-containing protein: MSGMGSLFTSPYLGGDAGDVPFPAHLFNGQAPLTAEVFDSRPGSRIRLRIINAAGNTAYRVGIPGQKITLTHTDGFPVQHQEVDAVVLGMGERIDALVTVVDGYSPVLALPEGKEGIAYGLIRAGSGTPPSADQMPSALEGDVTDGGRLRADESARLPSRTPDRRHEMRLTGGMHSYDWSVNGRTFDMDDPYAGAFEVSRDERVQITMINDTMMWHPMHLHGHSFQIAANGARKDTVIVRPGKTVTVEFDADNPGQWLVHCHNAYHAARGMIGLVSYVR, encoded by the coding sequence ATGAGCGGAATGGGGTCGCTCTTCACCAGCCCGTACCTGGGCGGCGACGCCGGCGACGTGCCATTCCCTGCCCACCTGTTCAACGGGCAGGCACCTCTCACGGCCGAAGTGTTCGACAGTCGACCGGGCAGCCGAATCCGCTTGCGCATCATCAATGCGGCGGGGAACACCGCCTACAGGGTGGGCATCCCCGGGCAGAAGATCACCCTCACCCACACCGACGGCTTTCCTGTCCAGCATCAGGAAGTAGACGCCGTTGTCCTCGGTATGGGCGAACGCATCGACGCGCTCGTCACCGTCGTCGACGGCTATTCCCCGGTGCTCGCGCTGCCCGAAGGCAAGGAAGGAATCGCCTACGGGCTCATCCGCGCGGGGTCTGGCACCCCGCCCTCGGCTGATCAAATGCCGTCTGCGCTGGAGGGTGACGTCACCGATGGCGGTCGATTGCGAGCCGATGAATCCGCCCGCCTTCCGTCCCGCACGCCTGACCGGCGCCACGAGATGCGACTGACCGGAGGCATGCACTCGTACGACTGGAGCGTCAACGGGCGCACCTTCGACATGGACGACCCCTACGCCGGTGCCTTCGAAGTCAGCCGTGACGAGCGAGTGCAGATCACGATGATCAACGACACGATGATGTGGCACCCGATGCACCTGCACGGGCACAGCTTCCAGATCGCGGCAAATGGAGCGCGCAAGGACACCGTCATTGTCCGGCCTGGGAAGACTGTCACCGTCGAATTCGACGCGGATAATCCCGGCCAATGGCTGGTCCACTGCCACAACGCCTACCACGCTGCCCGTGGCATGATCGGTCTGGTTTCCTACGTGAGGTGA
- a CDS encoding multicopper oxidase domain-containing protein — translation MVTNFTRRTFLGATLAATATAALASCTTRPGARAGVDRILSTDPLVAQYEARRAATGATVTQNLTAGTFDTMVAGTALTTWGYNGTLNGPLIRATTGDLLNVPVTNTLAESTSIHWHGLALRNDADGVPGVTQKGIAPGGDYGYQFLLNRPGTYWYHSHVDMQRERALSGALIIDDPNEPLAYDQE, via the coding sequence ATGGTCACAAACTTCACCCGACGCACCTTTCTCGGCGCGACCCTGGCGGCCACAGCGACAGCGGCCCTGGCTTCCTGCACGACGAGACCCGGCGCACGAGCCGGGGTCGACCGAATCCTGTCGACGGACCCCCTGGTCGCCCAGTACGAGGCGCGCCGTGCGGCCACCGGCGCCACTGTCACTCAGAACCTCACCGCCGGCACCTTCGACACGATGGTCGCCGGAACCGCTCTCACGACGTGGGGATACAACGGGACACTGAACGGGCCTCTCATCCGGGCCACAACGGGAGACCTGTTGAACGTACCGGTGACGAACACCCTGGCAGAGTCGACAAGCATCCACTGGCACGGCCTCGCCTTGCGAAACGACGCCGACGGCGTCCCGGGCGTCACCCAAAAGGGCATAGCGCCGGGTGGCGACTATGGATACCAGTTCTTGCTCAATCGGCCCGGTACGTATTGGTACCACTCGCACGTGGATATGCAACGCGAACGCGCCCTGTCCGGGGCGCTCATCATCGATGACCCTAACGAACCCCTGGCGTACGACCAGGAATGA
- a CDS encoding thioredoxin family protein, with translation MMITVLTQESCPSCVNAKNTLAQLAVEYPLTIVEVPLASAEGREIANRVGIVFAPGILIDGALFSYGRLSEKKLRRHLSNLEWPATRSPVSQN, from the coding sequence ATGATGATCACTGTCCTGACCCAGGAATCATGCCCATCCTGCGTGAACGCGAAAAACACCCTGGCGCAGCTCGCCGTCGAGTACCCCCTCACCATCGTGGAGGTGCCGTTGGCATCAGCCGAAGGCCGAGAGATCGCCAACCGGGTCGGCATCGTCTTCGCCCCGGGCATCTTGATCGACGGCGCATTGTTCAGCTACGGCCGCCTGTCTGAAAAGAAACTGCGCCGCCACCTGTCCAATCTGGAGTGGCCGGCCACACGCTCACCCGTGAGCCAGAACTAA
- a CDS encoding peroxiredoxin family protein, translated as MASRNKKPAAAMRPLKRNTNRLAVLIGAGVIVAIFGAFFLVLAQQPSAPTQTTQSAPAGRSADAADYAVGSPGVGEKAPNFALESTAGDTVDLSDYSGESVLLYFHEGLGCQPCWDQMRDLDAASDQLAAAGVDDVLTITSGPVDLIAQKMDDDKLASVALADTKMDVIKEYGANDYGMMGDSRAGHSFILVGPDGTIQWRADYGGAPDYTMYVSMTDLLADMTVAGVSGS; from the coding sequence ATGGCATCACGCAACAAAAAGCCGGCCGCAGCGATGCGACCGCTCAAGAGGAACACCAACCGCCTCGCCGTTCTGATCGGGGCCGGCGTGATCGTGGCCATCTTTGGCGCTTTCTTCCTCGTTCTGGCCCAGCAGCCCTCCGCACCCACGCAGACGACTCAGTCGGCTCCCGCGGGCAGGAGCGCGGATGCTGCGGACTATGCGGTGGGGTCTCCGGGGGTTGGGGAGAAGGCTCCGAATTTCGCTCTGGAGTCCACAGCGGGGGACACTGTGGATCTGAGTGATTATTCGGGCGAATCGGTGCTCTTGTACTTCCATGAGGGACTGGGCTGCCAGCCCTGCTGGGACCAGATGCGTGACCTGGACGCCGCATCCGACCAGCTCGCTGCCGCCGGAGTCGACGATGTGCTCACGATCACCAGCGGTCCGGTGGACCTGATCGCCCAAAAAATGGACGACGACAAACTCGCCTCCGTCGCCCTGGCGGACACGAAGATGGACGTCATCAAGGAATACGGGGCGAATGACTACGGCATGATGGGCGACTCCCGCGCCGGCCACAGCTTCATCCTCGTCGGGCCCGACGGCACGATCCAGTGGCGCGCCGACTACGGCGGCGCCCCGGACTACACAATGTACGTGTCTATGACCGACCTGCTCGCCGACATGACGGTCGCCGGGGTGAGCGGATCATGA
- a CDS encoding cytochrome c biogenesis protein CcdA, with product MEQVLLSTTILASFLGGIVALLAPCCVSVMLPAFFASSFRRRGQILGMTLVFAAGVGTIILPIALGAAIVSRALAQYHFWIFSVVGIAMVVVGVATLVGWKLMLPMPSGKSSGSGIGSVYGLGVFSGAASACCAPVLAGVAAMSGAASSISTAALVGVAYVFGMVAPLCVLALVWDRKDWSNSRLLTARTVSLWPGGRRLPLSSLLSGGLMLGMGVVTMIIAVRGIGMAPDGWQVRVTAWLNHSAVVIQQSIGFIPGWLSALVVFAALAMLVWKALRARRPDAGHTSSAIEPDATERVAAGSTTPACHDNAKDSQ from the coding sequence ATGGAGCAGGTCCTGCTCTCCACCACGATTCTCGCCTCGTTTTTAGGTGGGATCGTCGCACTGCTGGCCCCGTGTTGCGTGTCGGTAATGTTGCCGGCGTTCTTCGCGTCCAGCTTCCGCCGGCGCGGCCAGATCCTGGGAATGACACTGGTCTTCGCCGCTGGCGTTGGCACGATCATCCTGCCCATTGCGTTGGGGGCAGCGATCGTGAGCCGCGCCCTGGCGCAGTACCATTTCTGGATCTTCAGCGTCGTAGGAATTGCCATGGTCGTTGTGGGCGTCGCCACGTTGGTGGGGTGGAAACTGATGCTTCCGATGCCGTCCGGGAAGAGTTCCGGCTCCGGCATCGGCTCCGTTTACGGCCTCGGCGTCTTCTCCGGCGCGGCCAGTGCGTGCTGTGCACCAGTGTTGGCCGGCGTCGCCGCGATGTCGGGAGCGGCGTCGTCCATTTCCACTGCCGCACTGGTGGGTGTTGCTTACGTGTTCGGCATGGTCGCCCCGCTCTGCGTTCTCGCGTTGGTGTGGGATCGGAAGGACTGGAGCAATAGCCGTTTGCTCACGGCGCGCACTGTGTCGTTGTGGCCCGGCGGGCGGCGGCTGCCGCTGTCGAGCCTGTTGTCCGGCGGCTTGATGCTCGGAATGGGTGTCGTCACCATGATCATCGCGGTTCGCGGCATCGGAATGGCGCCCGACGGCTGGCAGGTGCGGGTCACCGCTTGGCTGAACCACTCAGCCGTGGTCATTCAGCAATCCATTGGCTTCATCCCCGGCTGGCTCTCGGCGCTCGTCGTCTTCGCTGCCCTCGCCATGCTGGTGTGGAAAGCCCTGCGCGCCCGACGCCCGGATGCCGGTCACACGTCTTCCGCGATAGAGCCGGATGCGACAGAGCGGGTTGCGGCCGGGTCGACCACTCCGGCATGTCACGACAATGCAAAGGATTCACAGTAA
- a CDS encoding DUF3105 domain-containing protein, with protein sequence MAEARGKIKKDERRRKVFLLGASTVLIAGLLATVGFVVFGVPQAEPDDNSAPGSTIDGVESFSGLSREHVLSTVAFPELPPVGGDHSEDLTNCGTYTEPVDTWRAVHSLEHGAVWVTYRTGLPASEIEVLTSDAAANSYEILSPYPDLPTSIIATAWGKRLQVESATDPRLSEFLATYMQGLQTPEPGAPCSGGVQG encoded by the coding sequence GTGGCCGAGGCCCGCGGGAAGATAAAGAAGGACGAGCGACGACGGAAGGTGTTCTTGCTCGGTGCGAGTACCGTCCTGATCGCCGGCCTACTGGCGACCGTCGGATTCGTTGTCTTCGGTGTTCCGCAGGCAGAGCCTGATGACAACTCTGCGCCTGGGTCGACAATCGACGGAGTTGAGAGCTTTTCGGGGCTGAGCCGCGAGCACGTTCTCAGTACGGTCGCATTCCCGGAGTTGCCGCCGGTCGGCGGCGACCATTCCGAGGACCTGACGAACTGTGGGACATACACAGAGCCGGTGGACACGTGGCGTGCGGTCCATTCTCTCGAGCACGGTGCCGTGTGGGTGACATACCGAACTGGCCTGCCTGCATCCGAGATCGAGGTCCTTACCTCCGACGCGGCAGCGAACTCGTATGAGATCTTGAGCCCGTATCCGGACCTGCCTACGTCGATCATCGCCACCGCGTGGGGGAAGCGGCTCCAGGTAGAAAGTGCCACCGACCCACGATTGAGCGAGTTCCTCGCCACATACATGCAGGGCCTGCAAACCCCCGAGCCTGGGGCTCCCTGTTCTGGAGGCGTCCAAGGCTGA